In one window of Kosmotoga pacifica DNA:
- the rimM gene encoding ribosome maturation factor RimM (Essential for efficient processing of 16S rRNA) has protein sequence MTSNIREIITSMVPVGRVVKPHGLRGEVKFKLTTNLNKILNVGDSVVLFEESSGKYVASKVMDFRKAGSGYILSLEGFNSIELAERVRGFHLYVSKKKLPPLKDDEYYYFQVLEAEVFSPEGEYIGKVADIIETGANDVLVVRRQLPDLTIFEALIPVIKDYVMELDLENGRIVALIPQYEKENE, from the coding sequence ATGACCAGCAATATCAGGGAGATAATCACTTCGATGGTTCCTGTAGGCCGAGTGGTTAAACCTCACGGCTTACGTGGAGAAGTGAAATTCAAACTGACTACGAATTTAAATAAAATCCTAAATGTAGGCGATAGTGTCGTGCTTTTCGAAGAAAGTAGTGGAAAATATGTGGCCTCTAAAGTAATGGACTTTAGGAAAGCCGGTTCAGGCTACATACTCTCCCTAGAAGGGTTCAACAGTATAGAACTAGCCGAAAGAGTGAGGGGGTTTCACCTTTACGTTTCCAAAAAGAAGCTTCCTCCTCTTAAAGACGATGAATACTATTATTTTCAAGTACTGGAAGCCGAGGTCTTTTCACCGGAAGGTGAGTACATCGGAAAGGTAGCCGACATCATTGAAACCGGGGCCAATGACGTCCTTGTTGTGAGACGCCAGCTTCCAGATTTAACGATTTTCGAAGCGTTGATACCTGTGATCAAGGACTACGTAATGGAACTGGATCTTGAAAACGGACGCATTGTTGCTCTGATCCCTCAATACGAGAAAGAGAATGAGTGA
- a CDS encoding thymidine kinase → MTGKLTVIVGPMYSGKTSELLSLIEIYTLGKKNYLVFKPAIDVRYSEEHIVSHTGLKAPAIRVSDSIELFEIFKEKQGSLDAVFIDEIHFFEADIIQVIEKIIYSGVNVFCVGLDMSYKHRPFITTAQIMGIADEVIKKKAVCHICGEYKAVVSYRKVEETDSEIDVGGMEKYIAVCRDCYSKLTGKFKQ, encoded by the coding sequence ATGACGGGGAAACTTACTGTTATTGTGGGGCCGATGTATTCTGGGAAGACCTCTGAACTCCTTTCGCTAATAGAAATATATACTTTGGGGAAGAAGAACTACCTTGTCTTTAAGCCAGCCATAGATGTCAGGTATTCCGAAGAACATATTGTTAGCCATACGGGCTTGAAAGCTCCAGCAATAAGAGTTTCCGACTCTATTGAGCTCTTTGAAATCTTCAAAGAAAAACAGGGATCTCTCGATGCAGTGTTCATCGATGAAATCCATTTTTTTGAGGCTGACATCATTCAGGTAATTGAAAAAATAATTTATTCGGGTGTCAACGTATTTTGTGTAGGGCTTGATATGAGCTATAAACATCGTCCTTTTATTACAACAGCACAAATAATGGGAATTGCTGATGAAGTGATAAAGAAAAAGGCAGTGTGCCATATATGTGGCGAATACAAAGCCGTAGTTTCTTACAGAAAAGTAGAGGAGACAGATAGCGAAATCGATGTGGGTGGTATGGAGAAGTATATCGCCGTTTGCAGAGACTGCTACTCAAAATTAACGGGGAAATTCAAGCAATAA
- a CDS encoding RNA methyltransferase, whose protein sequence is MLNNIYVALIHYPVLGRDGKIVSSAVTNLDVHDIARTCRTYNIKGYYVVSNLPAQREIVGNVLEYWLKDFGKEYNPSRSEALTVVKTAMYIEDAIEEIKKIEGKAPRLIYTSAKNGPDRISYSEISKIIKKSEDPHLILFGTSWGLPKEVLDLCHYVLEPIRGNASFNHLSVRAAVAIILDRIIGEDIEVRRD, encoded by the coding sequence GTGTTGAATAACATATATGTTGCTTTAATCCACTATCCTGTGCTGGGCCGGGATGGAAAAATTGTCTCAAGTGCGGTCACTAATCTCGATGTCCATGATATTGCCAGAACATGCAGAACATACAATATAAAGGGATATTATGTTGTGTCTAATCTACCCGCACAAAGGGAAATCGTTGGCAATGTCCTCGAATACTGGCTGAAAGATTTTGGTAAAGAGTATAATCCAAGCAGAAGTGAAGCTTTAACCGTTGTAAAGACAGCTATGTATATCGAGGATGCAATTGAAGAAATCAAAAAAATAGAGGGTAAGGCCCCCCGACTCATCTACACTTCCGCAAAAAACGGGCCAGACAGGATTTCTTATTCCGAGATATCGAAAATCATAAAGAAATCCGAGGATCCGCATCTTATTCTTTTCGGAACAAGCTGGGGGCTACCAAAGGAAGTACTGGATCTATGCCACTACGTCCTCGAACCAATAAGAGGTAATGCAAGTTTCAACCATCTTTCAGTGAGGGCAGCAGTGGCAATCATACTAGATAGAATCATTGGTGAGGATATAGAAGTTAGGAGGGATTGA
- the ffh gene encoding signal recognition particle protein: protein MFENLQEKLNRVFKSLSGKGRISEKNIKEAVRQVKLSLLEADVNFKVVREFIKAVQEKALGEDVLSSLTPDQQFIKIVRDELVKVLGEKNVGLSLSSKPAKIMMVGLQGSGKTTSSAKLAAKFKKEGKKPLLVAADVYRPAAIDQLIQLGKQIDVPVFVGDRKNPIRIASEAMAEAIKNVHDVVIFDTAGRLHIDDKMMEELKEIAKILNPDEILMVVDAMTGQDAVNSAKVFNETLELTGFVITKLDGDARGGVILSIRHVTGKPVKFIGVSEKIDGIEPFHPDRVVGRILGMGDVLSLIDKIQQNVDMEKAKKLEEKFAKNRFDLEDFLEQLREIKKMGPIAELMEMIPGVPKDVDLSSGEKNLKQTEAIISSMTKEERRNPKIINYSRKLRIAKGSGTNLTEVNKVLKSYDQMRAMMKAINSKKSKFSKLFKGLPF from the coding sequence GTGTTTGAAAATTTACAAGAAAAGCTAAACAGGGTTTTCAAATCCCTGAGCGGAAAAGGAAGAATATCGGAAAAGAATATAAAGGAAGCAGTAAGACAGGTAAAACTCTCATTGCTTGAAGCTGATGTTAATTTCAAGGTCGTTAGAGAATTCATAAAAGCCGTGCAGGAAAAAGCCCTCGGAGAAGATGTTCTGAGTAGCCTCACCCCCGATCAGCAATTCATAAAAATTGTTAGAGATGAGCTCGTAAAAGTTCTTGGCGAGAAAAACGTGGGACTTTCTCTTTCTTCAAAGCCAGCGAAAATCATGATGGTTGGCCTTCAAGGAAGCGGTAAGACTACCAGTTCTGCAAAACTCGCCGCAAAATTCAAAAAAGAGGGTAAAAAGCCCCTACTTGTCGCGGCAGATGTATATCGTCCTGCTGCCATAGATCAGTTGATACAACTTGGCAAGCAAATAGATGTTCCTGTTTTCGTTGGTGATAGAAAGAATCCTATAAGAATAGCGAGCGAAGCTATGGCAGAGGCTATAAAAAATGTCCACGATGTGGTCATTTTCGATACGGCCGGTCGCCTCCATATTGACGATAAAATGATGGAAGAGCTAAAAGAAATAGCCAAGATCCTGAATCCCGATGAAATCCTCATGGTAGTCGATGCCATGACAGGTCAGGATGCCGTAAATTCGGCAAAGGTTTTCAACGAAACACTCGAACTTACTGGTTTCGTGATTACAAAGCTTGACGGTGATGCTCGTGGTGGTGTTATTCTTTCGATACGTCACGTGACAGGAAAACCAGTAAAGTTCATAGGTGTTTCTGAAAAAATTGATGGTATCGAACCTTTCCATCCCGATCGTGTAGTTGGAAGAATACTAGGAATGGGTGACGTCCTCAGCCTTATCGATAAAATCCAGCAAAACGTTGACATGGAAAAAGCTAAAAAACTGGAAGAGAAGTTCGCAAAGAATAGATTTGACCTTGAAGACTTTCTTGAACAGCTACGCGAAATAAAGAAAATGGGACCCATCGCTGAACTCATGGAAATGATTCCCGGTGTACCGAAAGATGTTGATCTTTCTTCGGGGGAAAAGAACCTAAAACAAACCGAAGCGATAATAAGTTCTATGACGAAAGAAGAACGCAGAAACCCAAAAATCATAAACTATAGCAGAAAACTCCGCATCGCAAAGGGTAGTGGTACAAACCTCACCGAGGTCAATAAGGTATTGAAATCTTATGACCAGATGCGAGCCATGATGAAAGCAATCAACTCAAAAAAATCGAAGTTTTCAAAGTTATTCAAAGGTTTGCCATTTTAA
- the trmD gene encoding tRNA (guanosine(37)-N1)-methyltransferase TrmD yields MKIRVLTIFPEMFSILSQYGVISRAIKENKVDFVAVNLRDFTTDRHRTTDDYPYGGGSGLVMKVEPFLKAYEKLRDSEGKPHVILTSPQGNVFNNEKALELAKKDNLLFLCGRYEGIDERITSIVDEELSIGDFVLSGGELPAMVMIESILRFVPGVIGDIESVEKDSFFNDLLDYPHYTRPREVDGMKVPEVLLNGNHEEIELFRRKESIKRTMLRRPDLFLKHEFDKMDKKALLSLFRELMDGVE; encoded by the coding sequence ATGAAAATAAGGGTGCTTACTATATTTCCCGAAATGTTTTCAATTTTAAGTCAATATGGCGTCATTTCCAGAGCCATAAAGGAAAACAAAGTTGATTTTGTAGCCGTTAATCTGAGGGATTTCACCACAGACAGACATCGAACCACTGACGATTACCCATATGGTGGCGGCAGCGGGTTAGTGATGAAGGTCGAACCTTTTTTGAAAGCTTACGAAAAACTCAGAGATTCTGAAGGAAAGCCGCACGTTATCCTGACATCACCTCAGGGAAACGTCTTTAACAATGAAAAGGCTCTGGAACTAGCGAAAAAGGACAACTTACTCTTTCTCTGTGGTCGGTATGAGGGAATAGATGAAAGAATCACCAGTATCGTTGATGAAGAACTCTCTATCGGCGATTTTGTCCTCAGTGGTGGAGAGCTTCCGGCTATGGTGATGATAGAAAGTATTCTGAGGTTCGTGCCGGGGGTTATTGGCGACATAGAATCCGTAGAAAAGGATTCTTTTTTCAACGATCTTCTGGATTATCCACATTATACGAGGCCCAGAGAAGTTGATGGAATGAAAGTACCTGAGGTTCTTTTGAATGGAAACCATGAGGAAATTGAACTCTTTCGTCGAAAGGAAAGCATAAAAAGAACAATGCTAAGAAGGCCCGATCTGTTTTTAAAGCATGAGTTCGACAAAATGGATAAAAAAGCCCTTCTTAGCCTTTTCAGGGAGTTGATGGATGGTGTTGAATAA
- a CDS encoding KH domain-containing protein: MKELLEHILKGIVKDPDSLSVTETTDENGSKVFEIRASEEDIGQIIGKDGRTIKSINVLLNAIAGPDRSNFTLKVIR; encoded by the coding sequence ATGAAGGAGCTTCTTGAGCACATCCTTAAAGGGATCGTGAAAGATCCTGATTCACTTTCAGTAACAGAAACCACTGATGAAAACGGTAGCAAGGTCTTTGAAATAAGAGCCTCGGAAGAGGATATTGGGCAGATCATTGGAAAAGATGGTAGGACGATTAAATCTATAAACGTGTTGTTGAACGCCATAGCCGGTCCGGACAGATCAAACTTCACCTTAAAGGTGATTAGATGA
- the rpsP gene encoding 30S ribosomal protein S16, with translation MVKIRLTRMGRRNRPFYRIVVVDSRKRRDGAYIDSLGFYDPLKDPAIMNVNVEKAVEWILKGAQPTDTARSILSKFGVMKKVHEIKNSKKEGEATE, from the coding sequence ATGGTCAAGATTCGCTTGACAAGAATGGGTAGAAGGAACAGGCCGTTTTACAGGATCGTTGTTGTCGATTCAAGGAAGAGAAGAGACGGCGCTTATATTGATTCGCTTGGGTTCTATGATCCGTTGAAAGATCCTGCAATTATGAATGTGAACGTTGAAAAGGCAGTGGAGTGGATCCTCAAAGGTGCCCAGCCAACAGACACAGCCAGATCAATCCTCTCAAAATTTGGTGTGATGAAAAAAGTGCACGAAATCAAAAACAGTAAAAAAGAAGGAGAAGCGACGGAGTAA